The DNA sequence CTAGCTCGGCCTCGCCACTGATCATGTCTTAGGAAAGCCTcagttttcacaagcctgtaacattgccgtagcagcagtataggcagagcccagaattagtaacatttcagtggtaagagtatagacagaccccagtaacatttccgtagcagcagtataggcagaacccataacatttgagtagtaacagcatagacagaccccagtaacatttcatttgcagcagtataggcaggccccagtaacatttcattggcagcagtatagacagaccaagtaacatttcactagtaacagtatagaccagacctgggcaaagcacggcccgcgggccacatccggcccgctgaatagctcggaccggcccgcaaagagtgtcctgaaTGAagttaagggctcatgcacactgctGTAGTTTCGCCCGGCCCGTAACCCAAGCGAAACTACGGCGTGCTGCTGCGGAgaggagatgggagtgctccttaccgctcccctctccattggcatacacgggggccgcgccgtaaaacggggtgaaacaccgggtgttcaccgcgccgtattacagcgccattcattttcaatggcggtcgtattctggccgcaaatcgggcggctggaatacggccccattaaccctttccaatccatttattttttctcacccattctccccagctccaaataaattggagctggggagaatgggtgagaaaaaatacattttctctgcaccctcctgatctgacagagttcaggagggtgcaggtgctcactgcaccgtggggggtcCTGCTTacttgtccggcgtcttccgtattctccttctgcctcccagctcggcgatcatgtgaccactggggtcaggtgacacctggaggtcacatgatcgccgggccgggagacagaaggagaatgcacaagacgccggtcaggtaagcaggtccttccacggtgcaggctcccggctcggcgttcatgtgactgccgggagtcaagtaacaccggcggtcacatgatcgccggccggaatccctgcattacatagcgctaattgagcgctatgtaatgtgtaaaggagaaggcagaaagggttaaaaaccctttctgccttctcctcgggggtcctcgatgaggaccagtgcaggagtgcatctgcacccgatgtgcctgacgatcgggtgcagatccactcctgcactgcagtgtcgggcctgccccgacatcggagctgtggagggaaattatgatgtcggggcaggcccgacattggactggaaagggttaaggcaatgtgcatggagccttcgtatgttggtctggccctctaaaaccattccaatttctcatgtggccccatgggaaaattaattgcccacccctggtatagacagacccctgtaacattttagtagcagcagcgtaggcagagcccagtaacattttagtagcagcagcgtagacagagcccagtaacatttcggtagtaacagtatagacatacccctgtaacatttcatttgcagcagtaaagccagaacccagtaacatttgagtagtaacagcatagacagaccccagtaacatttcatttgcagcagtatagacagaccccagtaacatttgagtagtatcagtaacagtatagacagacgtctgtaacattttagtagcagcagcgtaggcagaacccagtaacatttgagtagtaacagcatagacagacccctgtaacatttgagtagtattagtaacagtatagacagacgtctgtaacatttccgtagcagcagtattggcatagcccagcattagtaacaacgcggcgcaccttgccgagcaggtcaggcaagtgagggtagtttttaagaaaccgctgaaccaccagattgaagacgttggccaggcatggcacgtatgtgaggctgctgagctgcagagccgccaccaagttacggctgttgtcatacacgaccatgcccgcttggaggctcagcTTTACAGGAGGGATTCACGCTCCAGCGGCCTTTACGCTAGACAACTAAAAGAAACGCCCCGCAATGACGGCCCTGATCAGTAGTTCCCTCTCTGGTCCGCTCCCTGTCTATATAGAGTAGGGCTCTGCGCTGAGCACTTATTGCTTTCTACTGACAACGTGGAAGATGTCTGGTCGCGGTAAAGGAGGGAAAGGTCTTGGGAAGGGCGGCGCCAAGCGGCACAGGAAGGtgctccgtgataacatccagggcatcaccaagcctgccatccgccgTCTAGCTCGCAGGGGAGGCGTCAAGCGTATCTCCGGTCTTATCTACGAAGAGACTCGCGGCGtcctgaaagtcttcctggagaacgtgatccgcgacgccgtcacctacaccgagcacgccaagaggaagaccgtcaccgctatggacgtggtgtacgcgctcaagcgccagggccgcactctctacggcttcggaggttaataattctgctctttcaccataacacaaaggctcttctcagagccgcccacctcttccaaggaaaggctgtaatCCAACTCCTTGTGGGGTCGTCAGCAGCGGTGATAGTCTATGCGCTCTGACATGATACAGCCGGGGTGTAGCAGCCTCCCCGACAGGGTGCGCTTCAGGCTGCGGTCACGGCACGCTTTTAAACCCCTTAACCTATTTAGGGCAGGCAGGTTATGTTTATAATACGCGAGGAGCTGGGCCTGAATTAATGAGTGCGGTGAAGGGTTAACAGACCTGCCGTTGGAGGTCGGGTGGTTTTAGTGCCGCCTATGGGCGGGGCTATAGTCAGATTCTTCCCGCTCATTGGCTGATCCCCGGAGATTTTGAACTTCCCGCTCAGTTGATCGCGTCTCCCGCTCTTCCTGTCCTCCATTCATCCATGTAACACGTGTAATCAGTGACCAGGCCGTCTGATATAGAGGCGCTCGGGGCTGGAGGTAAAGAACCCTCAGATACACCCCCTAATCCCAGCCCTACGACGGGCGGTGGAATCCTCTACCTGCTCCACCCGTAACGCAAGAGGACGTCTAATCCCTGTAGGTTTACTATAATCCAAAACCAGCCTGTGCCGTGCagggctctgggaaagctgggtgatatagCTACACCTCcataaaaggggcatggccgtgGTGAACTGGGTGACATGATGAGCGCACTTCTAAGGGGGCGACCGTGCAGAGCTCTGAGAGGGCTGGATGATGCGGCTGCAACGCTTTGTAAGCATACGGCCCACGCAGGaccctgagaaagctgggtgttcTATCCGAAACACAACGGAAGCGTTCCGATTCTTGTATATACGTGACCAAACAGAGGACTCTGTTAACCCCTACAGCCGCCCGTCCTCTGGACATGAGGTCACCTAGAGCAGGACGATTGTCCGCTTCTGCCGGTGACAGGGATGGCCACATTGGCATCCGCCCCAATCTCTGCCTCCTTGTGGAAAGTCCTGTACATTTATACAGTTTCCTGGTGCAGCCGGCGTACCGGCCACCGAGTATCACAGCATAGAAGCGGCGAAGCTCTGTTATAAGGAGCATGTgggtggctcttagaagagcctttggtTCTATGGAGGGATCGGCGCGATCACTTGCTCTTGCTCGTCTTGCTGCTCTCGGTCTTCTTGGGCAGCAGCACGGCTTGGATGTTGGGCAGGACGCCTCCCTGGGCGATGGTCACCCCACCGAGCAGCTTGTTCAGCTCCTCGTCGTTGCgcacagccagctggaggtgacgggGGATGATGCGGGTCTTCTTGTTGTCCCGGGCGGCATTGCCAGCCAATTCCAGGAT is a window from the Eleutherodactylus coqui strain aEleCoq1 unplaced genomic scaffold, aEleCoq1.hap1 HAP1_SCAFFOLD_99, whole genome shotgun sequence genome containing:
- the LOC136598639 gene encoding histone H4, with the translated sequence MSGRGKGGKGLGKGGAKRHRKVLRDNIQGITKPAIRRLARRGGVKRISGLIYEETRGVLKVFLENVIRDAVTYTEHAKRKTVTAMDVVYALKRQGRTLYGFGG
- the LOC136598623 gene encoding histone H2A type 1, giving the protein MSGRGKQGGKVRAKAKTRSSRAGLQFPVGRVHRLLRKGNYAERVGAGAPVYLAAVLEYLTAEILELAGNAARDNKKTRIIPRHLQLAVRNDEELNKLLGGVTIAQGGVLPNIQAVLLPKKTESSKTSKSK